Proteins encoded within one genomic window of Prosthecobacter algae:
- a CDS encoding agmatine deiminase family protein, with amino-acid sequence MSKGYPQNYHLPAEFETQEAIWLSWPSNKESCPKTYLKLQDKFGEIAANLTRYQRVRINAPEMMHMSIRLSIADNEGALNMVDLYDHNTNDVWCRDHGPIFIKHNETGEVAITDWNFNAWGGKFPYELDNTIPEKAAEVLKMQRFTSDFTLEGGAIETNGKGLLLTTEAVLLNPNRNGGKARTKAEMEKELKGMLGVKDIVWFKAGIEGDDTDGHVDDIVRFVREDAVICMVETKENDPNFKVLKQIREQLDDVRTADGSKLEIIEIEMPNAIEAKDWRLSRLPASYANFMLLNNAVMVPIFGQKKKDAIAEDKIAECFPGREIISVTAKDLVMEGGALHCIAMHQPK; translated from the coding sequence ATGAGTAAAGGATACCCGCAGAACTACCACCTTCCCGCCGAATTCGAAACGCAGGAAGCCATCTGGCTATCATGGCCCTCCAACAAGGAGAGTTGTCCCAAGACCTATCTCAAACTTCAGGATAAGTTTGGAGAGATCGCCGCCAACCTGACCCGCTACCAGCGTGTGCGCATCAATGCGCCTGAGATGATGCACATGAGCATCCGCCTCAGCATCGCTGATAACGAAGGCGCGCTGAACATGGTGGACCTCTACGATCACAACACCAACGATGTCTGGTGCCGTGATCATGGACCGATCTTCATCAAGCACAATGAAACCGGCGAGGTGGCCATCACCGACTGGAATTTCAATGCCTGGGGCGGCAAGTTCCCTTACGAGCTGGACAACACCATCCCTGAAAAGGCGGCTGAGGTGCTGAAGATGCAGCGCTTCACCTCTGACTTCACCCTGGAAGGCGGCGCCATCGAAACCAATGGCAAAGGCCTGCTCCTGACCACCGAAGCTGTGCTGCTGAATCCGAACCGCAATGGCGGCAAGGCGCGCACGAAGGCGGAGATGGAGAAGGAGCTGAAGGGCATGCTGGGCGTGAAGGACATCGTCTGGTTCAAAGCTGGCATCGAAGGTGACGATACCGACGGTCATGTGGATGATATCGTGCGATTCGTCCGTGAAGACGCGGTGATCTGCATGGTGGAAACCAAGGAGAACGACCCGAACTTCAAGGTGCTGAAGCAGATCCGCGAGCAACTGGATGACGTGCGCACCGCCGATGGCAGCAAGCTGGAGATCATCGAGATCGAAATGCCGAACGCCATTGAGGCCAAGGACTGGCGCCTGAGTCGCCTGCCGGCCAGCTACGCGAACTTCATGCTGCTGAACAACGCCGTCATGGTCCCCATCTTCGGTCAGAAGAAAAAGGACGCCATCGCGGAAGACAAGATCGCCGAGTGTTTCCCAGGTCGCGAGATCATCTCCGTGACTGCCAAAGATCTGGTGATGGAAGGCGGTGCTCTGCACTGCATCGCCATGCATCAGCCGAAGTAA
- a CDS encoding TlpA disulfide reductase family protein, with the protein MKYIVTLITTLCLGLTMSFAGEPATGSALPDLKGLLPSAALPKTAGKVVLVDFWASWCAPCKASFSTMSRLHDTYAKKGLVIIGIGVDEEAEKYQAFAAKNPVGFTLVHDTQQKAAAFFNPPTMPTSYLVGRDGKIRHIHKGFKGAKTEAEYVKEIEELLAQ; encoded by the coding sequence ATGAAATACATCGTTACCCTCATTACCACACTCTGCCTCGGCCTAACCATGAGCTTTGCAGGCGAACCCGCCACAGGCTCGGCCCTGCCGGATCTCAAAGGTTTATTGCCCAGCGCAGCCCTGCCCAAGACAGCAGGAAAAGTCGTCTTGGTGGATTTCTGGGCCTCCTGGTGCGCGCCATGCAAAGCCTCGTTTTCCACGATGTCTCGCCTCCATGATACCTATGCCAAGAAAGGTCTCGTCATCATCGGCATCGGTGTCGATGAAGAGGCGGAAAAGTACCAGGCCTTTGCGGCGAAGAACCCCGTGGGTTTCACCCTGGTCCATGATACTCAGCAGAAGGCGGCCGCTTTTTTTAATCCGCCCACCATGCCCACCAGCTACCTCGTCGGGCGAGATGGGAAAATCCGCCACATCCATAAGGGCTTCAAGGGCGCAAAGACGGAAGCCGAATACGTGAAAGAGATCGAGGAACTGCTCGCTCAATAA
- a CDS encoding FAD:protein FMN transferase, with amino-acid sequence MSKPAPVTPAVIPPDSRGVRSLAFKAMGTACVIQFRCEDQKAALKFLAEALGWLGEFEAKFSRFRPDSLLSRINQGAGQRWVEIDAEMEQMLDMGEAMHRLTEGLLDPAMLPLIQLWDWKKVHERLPLEAEVQQALALSNWKEVERKPGKIYLPRAGMGLDFGGFGKEHAVDQVIAIARRHGIVDILVDLGRDILALGGNGQHPFWHVGIQDGVQTDRCIGGLAVSGYAVCASGDYARRFEHEGVRYGHILDRRTGWPVRHGLRAVTVVAPTSLIAGIYSTCVFVLGQKEGLQFAENAPGVEACLQGEQGVTATRHFRQYQVQSA; translated from the coding sequence ATGTCGAAACCCGCACCCGTGACACCTGCCGTCATCCCTCCAGATAGCCGAGGCGTGCGCAGCCTTGCCTTCAAGGCGATGGGCACCGCCTGCGTCATCCAGTTCCGCTGCGAGGACCAGAAAGCGGCCTTGAAGTTCCTAGCGGAAGCGCTGGGTTGGTTAGGCGAATTTGAAGCCAAGTTTTCTCGCTTTCGCCCAGATTCGCTGCTTTCGCGCATCAACCAGGGAGCCGGGCAGCGGTGGGTCGAAATCGATGCCGAGATGGAGCAAATGCTCGACATGGGTGAGGCCATGCACCGCCTAACCGAAGGTTTGCTCGATCCCGCCATGCTGCCGCTGATCCAGCTCTGGGATTGGAAAAAAGTGCATGAGCGGCTGCCACTGGAGGCTGAAGTGCAGCAGGCCCTGGCATTGTCCAACTGGAAAGAAGTGGAGCGCAAGCCTGGCAAGATCTACCTCCCCAGAGCTGGCATGGGCCTGGACTTCGGAGGTTTTGGCAAAGAGCACGCGGTGGATCAAGTCATCGCCATCGCTCGCCGTCATGGGATCGTGGATATCCTGGTGGATCTGGGGCGCGACATCCTGGCTCTGGGCGGGAATGGGCAGCATCCGTTCTGGCATGTGGGCATTCAGGATGGCGTGCAGACGGACCGCTGCATTGGCGGTCTCGCCGTCTCAGGATATGCCGTGTGTGCCTCGGGTGACTATGCCCGGCGCTTTGAGCACGAAGGCGTGCGTTATGGCCATATCTTAGACCGCCGCACGGGGTGGCCTGTCCGTCATGGACTGCGTGCCGTGACGGTGGTGGCACCCACTTCACTCATCGCCGGCATTTACTCCACCTGTGTCTTTGTGCTGGGGCAAAAGGAGGGCCTCCAGTTCGCTGAAAACGCCCCCGGTGTGGAGGCCTGCCTTCAGGGGGAGCAGGGAGTCACCGCCACCCGTCATTTTCGTCAGTATCAAGTTCAGTCCGCTTAA
- a CDS encoding type III polyketide synthase, with amino-acid sequence MPAYIHHIATGNPAYTYSQAYTRDRLKDWAVDPKTKRLIHAIYNRSGIETRHSVTGDFVMGAEASLYRSDAEGRLIPPGTAERNRVYTHCARELSVDVARRALADTPGFEKQDVTHIIYTSCTGFANPGPDYHVIRELGLRENVQRYTLGFMGCYAAFPAMRMAAQFCEADPQAVVLVICLELCTLHMQINDHHDSILANSLFADGAAAAVVSARLPIDKKPAYLLRGFESALVPSSESEMAWEIGNEGFNIVLSSYVPDIIGGNIRQLLNGILGRQGCKVDSMDEWAVHPGGRSILDKVQESLALRPDALEASRTILRDYGNMSSATILFVLKEMLDSAETDHATLCAMAFGPGLTVETALLERIGCRAAVSRPTAESMQA; translated from the coding sequence ATGCCTGCTTACATTCATCACATCGCCACCGGCAATCCGGCTTACACCTACAGCCAGGCCTACACTCGCGACCGCCTCAAGGACTGGGCCGTAGATCCGAAAACCAAGCGTCTCATCCACGCCATCTACAACCGCAGCGGCATTGAGACACGTCACAGCGTGACGGGAGATTTCGTTATGGGAGCGGAGGCCAGCCTGTATCGCAGTGATGCGGAAGGGCGCCTCATTCCGCCAGGCACGGCGGAGCGTAACCGTGTTTACACGCACTGTGCGCGGGAACTCTCCGTGGATGTGGCCCGCCGGGCCTTGGCGGATACACCCGGGTTTGAGAAGCAGGACGTCACCCACATCATCTACACCTCCTGCACGGGCTTTGCGAATCCGGGGCCGGACTACCACGTCATCCGGGAACTAGGCCTGCGTGAAAACGTGCAGCGCTATACCCTGGGTTTCATGGGCTGCTACGCGGCCTTCCCTGCCATGCGCATGGCCGCGCAGTTTTGCGAGGCAGATCCACAGGCCGTGGTGCTCGTCATCTGCCTGGAACTCTGCACCCTGCACATGCAGATCAATGATCATCACGACAGCATTTTGGCGAACTCTTTGTTCGCGGATGGTGCGGCAGCAGCGGTCGTTAGCGCACGGCTACCGATAGATAAAAAGCCTGCTTATCTGCTTCGGGGTTTTGAGTCGGCCCTCGTTCCCTCCAGTGAGTCCGAGATGGCCTGGGAAATCGGCAACGAGGGATTTAACATCGTCCTCTCCAGCTACGTGCCCGACATCATTGGGGGAAACATCCGCCAGTTGCTCAATGGCATCCTGGGCCGCCAGGGCTGCAAGGTGGATTCCATGGACGAATGGGCCGTGCATCCGGGCGGGCGCTCCATCCTTGACAAAGTGCAGGAAAGCCTGGCCCTGCGGCCCGATGCCCTGGAGGCCTCACGCACCATCCTGCGGGACTATGGAAACATGAGCAGCGCCACCATCCTGTTTGTGCTGAAGGAGATGCTCGACTCAGCGGAAACCGATCATGCTACTTTGTGTGCGATGGCTTTTGGGCCAGGGCTCACGGTGGAGACGGCTCTGCTGGAGCGCATTGGCTGCCGGGCCGCCGTCAGCCGGCCGACGGCGGAAAGCATGCAAGCCTAG
- a CDS encoding FAD-dependent monooxygenase: MATAPVSYTPAQRRVALLYGLISHSLFLASVGVMFVSLYQGLHFSLLHLHGWAAALDDVLLVLQFGLGHSLLLSDKGRRWMARLAPLGLGRELSTTIFAGLASLQLLVTFLFWSSSEVLWAAPEGWLKGTLSVLYGLSWVLLAKSMSDAGLDVQIGSIGWRSVWRGQAPVYRPFTRTGLFRYSRQPIYSAFTLILWTAPVWTPDHLIIALAWTGYCVGAPLWKEKRYLRFYGQAYARYQARVPYWFPGRQRHRMSSPSQPPSQAYDAEVILIGGGPIGMALGCLLGARGVRVRVLERRTALPTHSQAIGITPPTLAILAELGLDQAFIQHGLPIRDCHVHGQSGPTGIASFREIPGPYPFVLSLPQQISMALLAEKLATYPSVTLQRGVEVVGLDQTDHEVSVTVKEEAGGLTTLRAAYAVGCDGHRSRVRDLLRLRTTRHDYGHHFIMGDFVDRTSLGEEAHLYFTAQGAVESFPLPGGLRRWIVQTRQPEAAPPAGFISEIVRLRSGQVIAPEDQLNQSSFSPWRLDCEQLYDGRFILCGDAAHVMSPIGGQGMNTGFADAEFAALMLHAILRHDQPAATWLAEYDRCRRQASNTAAKRAAMGMGLGTWRGHALSWVRDALLRHLILQGPLARIVGPWFAMMTIPFNRASKSAFVARQLAAVAAAQKSQPETRLAFQKEPVC; the protein is encoded by the coding sequence ATGGCCACAGCACCTGTCTCTTACACCCCAGCGCAGCGCCGGGTGGCGCTGCTTTATGGGCTCATCAGTCATTCATTGTTCCTGGCCTCTGTCGGGGTCATGTTCGTCAGCCTGTATCAGGGGCTGCATTTCAGCCTGCTGCATCTGCATGGCTGGGCGGCTGCGCTGGATGATGTGCTCTTGGTGCTCCAGTTTGGTCTAGGGCACTCTCTGCTGTTATCGGATAAAGGTCGCCGCTGGATGGCACGCCTAGCCCCACTGGGCCTGGGGCGGGAGCTTTCCACCACCATCTTTGCAGGGTTGGCCTCCTTGCAGTTGCTGGTGACTTTCCTGTTCTGGTCTTCTTCGGAAGTGCTCTGGGCTGCGCCCGAAGGCTGGCTCAAAGGGACTTTGAGTGTCCTTTATGGTCTATCCTGGGTGTTGCTGGCCAAGTCCATGAGCGATGCAGGGCTGGACGTGCAGATCGGCAGCATCGGCTGGCGCTCCGTCTGGCGCGGGCAGGCACCCGTGTATCGGCCCTTCACCCGCACAGGCCTGTTTCGCTACAGCCGCCAGCCCATTTATTCCGCCTTCACCCTCATCCTGTGGACGGCACCTGTGTGGACGCCAGACCACCTCATCATTGCTCTGGCCTGGACCGGGTACTGCGTCGGGGCACCCCTTTGGAAGGAGAAACGTTACCTGCGTTTTTATGGGCAGGCGTATGCTCGCTATCAGGCCCGGGTGCCGTATTGGTTCCCTGGCCGCCAGCGTCACCGCATGAGTTCTCCCTCTCAGCCCCCTTCACAGGCTTACGATGCCGAGGTCATCCTCATCGGCGGTGGGCCCATCGGCATGGCCTTGGGCTGCCTGCTGGGGGCGCGTGGTGTGCGGGTGCGGGTGCTGGAGCGCCGCACCGCCCTGCCCACGCATTCACAGGCCATCGGCATCACCCCGCCCACGCTCGCCATCCTGGCAGAGCTGGGGCTGGATCAGGCCTTCATTCAGCATGGGCTGCCCATCCGCGACTGCCATGTCCATGGCCAGAGTGGTCCCACAGGCATCGCTTCGTTCCGGGAGATCCCCGGTCCTTACCCTTTCGTGCTGTCTTTGCCGCAGCAGATCAGCATGGCTCTTTTGGCGGAGAAACTGGCCACCTATCCATCGGTCACCCTCCAGCGTGGGGTTGAGGTGGTGGGGCTGGATCAAACGGACCACGAAGTCTCTGTGACCGTGAAGGAGGAAGCGGGCGGCCTCACGACCTTGCGCGCAGCCTATGCGGTGGGTTGTGATGGGCACCGCAGCCGCGTGCGTGATCTCCTGCGCCTGCGCACCACGCGGCATGACTATGGGCATCATTTTATCATGGGAGATTTTGTCGATCGCACCTCCCTGGGTGAGGAGGCGCACCTCTATTTCACCGCTCAGGGTGCGGTGGAAAGTTTCCCCCTGCCGGGCGGCCTGCGGCGCTGGATCGTGCAGACCCGCCAGCCTGAGGCAGCCCCCCCGGCGGGTTTCATCAGCGAAATCGTGCGCTTGCGTTCCGGTCAGGTCATTGCGCCGGAAGATCAGTTGAATCAAAGCAGCTTCTCGCCCTGGCGGCTGGACTGCGAGCAGCTCTACGATGGCCGTTTCATCCTTTGTGGAGATGCTGCCCACGTCATGAGCCCCATCGGCGGTCAGGGCATGAACACAGGCTTTGCCGATGCGGAGTTTGCCGCGCTGATGTTGCATGCCATTCTTCGGCATGACCAGCCAGCCGCCACTTGGTTGGCGGAGTATGATCGCTGCCGCCGTCAGGCCTCCAACACAGCGGCCAAACGGGCTGCCATGGGCATGGGGCTTGGCACCTGGCGTGGTCACGCGCTTTCCTGGGTGAGAGATGCCCTGCTGCGGCACCTTATCCTTCAAGGGCCTTTGGCACGCATCGTAGGGCCTTGGTTCGCGATGATGACGATTCCTTTCAACCGGGCTTCCAAATCTGCCTTTGTAGCCCGCCAATTGGCAGCCGTGGCGGCGGCGCAAAAAAGCCAGCCTGAAACCAGGCTGGCTTTCCAAAAGGAACCCGTTTGTTGA
- a CDS encoding putative Ig domain-containing protein, with product MNLFSVIEKFKKPFSRYSSLLLLFQRSPIVQMLFPEAKLLTSAAFVDTTKFVITTVVGLGAFDSVAGATSVSQVAPAAGSATVPVTAGTNLAGVFQVVGGGGHTPQSWSVSSGTLPNGLTLANSRSKTTTLTGTTTQTGNHVITIRGWENSNFSGRSAQASFTLQVSAGAGAAIGTHPASTSISSGSTATLTVTATGGAPLTYQWYEGASGVTTQPVGTNAASFTTPNLTATKSYWVRVSNAANPAGVQSNTATVTVLQPAAIVEQPVSTQINSGQSTTLSVVASGDGPLTYQWYQGVSGVITTPVGTNAASFTTPSLLATTSYWVRISNTALPAGVDSSTATVSVTAPAEPTILTASPLATGFVGSLYSTSMSVIGGTGPYTWRVSEGVLPAGLTLSEQGLLSGTPQSSSSSSFTVEVEDAAARVATKVFTLTLTDLVIRTASLPTAVKGVAFSHSLLHTGGTGPYTWEIASGAPPAGITLSSAGVLSGTPTASGSATFTVRLTDGSPVVLVKALTLPVSATYLAPIVDPVVFSPTTLGALVNQTVTASNYPKTFAITGLPKGLTFVASTGVIKGRATVPGRYDVQVRASNAGGVSAVVVAPWVVNALDTHQVGNFTGLIKREAATNKGLGGTFSLTTTSLGAYTLKLTGALPTSGAAAAGMAYSAKGFLNASAPHVSVVLGGQTLTLNLQAGTGEVTGQLGAAMVNGWRNAWHVRDQPATPFVGYYSLALDLQEATDRSSPTIPHGTGFATFSVTPAGTLILLGKTADGETIMGSSFLSSQGQFGVYTPLYKKLGSLQGELLLDLQDAGSEDNVIRGALSWFKPTTVSRTYPASFGDVPLTAAGAYLAVTSKTKAILGLPAVGNVTLDLTGGGLAFSATDPRLQFTFTAANKVVLPIITENPGKVALTITPGTGKVSGSFTLVETSPLLTRAKVPFVGQVVRLADGSVKAVGYFLLPQIPQANQKATTTPILSGAFSLLQEVP from the coding sequence ATGAATCTCTTTTCCGTGATCGAGAAGTTCAAGAAACCCTTTTCCAGGTACAGCTCGCTGCTGCTGCTGTTTCAGCGTTCGCCCATTGTGCAGATGCTTTTTCCAGAGGCCAAGCTGCTCACTTCGGCGGCGTTTGTGGATACGACGAAGTTTGTCATTACCACCGTTGTCGGGCTGGGGGCCTTTGACAGTGTGGCAGGGGCCACCTCTGTCAGCCAAGTGGCCCCAGCGGCAGGCTCTGCCACGGTGCCGGTGACGGCAGGGACCAATCTCGCGGGTGTGTTTCAGGTCGTGGGTGGTGGCGGGCATACTCCTCAGTCGTGGTCCGTTTCCAGCGGTACACTGCCGAATGGTCTGACATTGGCCAATTCACGAAGTAAAACGACCACGCTGACCGGGACCACGACGCAGACAGGCAACCACGTGATCACCATTCGAGGGTGGGAAAACTCCAACTTCAGCGGGCGATCTGCGCAGGCCAGCTTTACCCTGCAAGTCTCGGCCGGTGCAGGCGCTGCCATTGGCACGCACCCGGCCTCGACTTCCATCAGCAGCGGCAGCACTGCCACCCTGACCGTTACGGCAACCGGTGGGGCGCCGCTCACCTATCAATGGTATGAAGGGGCCAGTGGAGTCACCACCCAGCCGGTAGGCACGAATGCGGCGAGTTTCACCACCCCGAATCTCACCGCGACGAAGAGTTACTGGGTCAGAGTGAGCAATGCGGCGAACCCCGCGGGAGTCCAGTCAAACACCGCCACTGTCACCGTGCTGCAGCCAGCGGCCATCGTGGAGCAACCCGTTTCAACACAGATCAACAGCGGGCAAAGCACGACCCTTTCCGTCGTAGCCTCCGGGGATGGCCCCCTGACTTATCAGTGGTATCAAGGAGTGAGCGGAGTCATCACCACACCCGTCGGCACCAATGCCGCCTCCTTCACCACGCCGAGCTTGCTTGCCACCACCAGCTACTGGGTCAGGATCAGTAACACCGCCTTGCCTGCTGGAGTGGATTCCAGCACAGCCACGGTATCCGTTACGGCTCCGGCGGAGCCCACGATTTTGACGGCTTCACCTTTGGCCACAGGTTTCGTGGGCAGTCTCTACAGCACCTCTATGAGCGTCATCGGTGGCACAGGCCCCTACACCTGGCGCGTCAGTGAAGGCGTCTTGCCCGCAGGCCTGACCTTGAGTGAACAGGGGCTGCTATCTGGCACGCCGCAATCTTCCAGCAGCAGCAGCTTTACCGTGGAGGTAGAAGACGCGGCGGCCCGTGTCGCTACCAAAGTGTTCACACTGACCTTGACGGATCTCGTCATTCGCACGGCTTCATTGCCCACGGCAGTTAAAGGGGTGGCTTTTTCTCACAGCTTGCTGCATACCGGCGGCACCGGACCCTACACCTGGGAGATCGCCTCGGGCGCACCGCCTGCAGGCATCACGCTCAGCTCAGCAGGCGTGCTCTCTGGTACACCCACGGCGTCAGGCAGCGCCACCTTCACGGTGCGTTTGACGGATGGCAGTCCGGTCGTTCTTGTGAAAGCGCTGACGCTGCCCGTTTCTGCCACTTATCTGGCACCGATCGTGGATCCGGTGGTGTTTTCTCCCACCACCCTGGGTGCCTTGGTCAATCAGACCGTGACAGCTTCAAACTACCCCAAAACTTTTGCCATCACAGGGCTGCCCAAAGGTCTCACCTTTGTGGCTAGCACGGGAGTCATCAAAGGCCGTGCCACCGTGCCGGGGCGCTATGATGTGCAAGTGCGTGCTAGCAATGCGGGTGGGGTGAGTGCGGTGGTGGTGGCACCCTGGGTGGTGAATGCTTTGGACACGCATCAGGTCGGGAACTTCACGGGTTTGATCAAGCGTGAAGCGGCGACCAACAAAGGTCTTGGAGGCACCTTCTCCCTCACCACCACCTCACTTGGAGCTTACACGCTAAAGCTCACCGGGGCGCTCCCCACCAGTGGTGCTGCGGCAGCAGGAATGGCCTACTCAGCGAAGGGTTTCTTGAATGCCTCCGCGCCCCATGTCTCGGTGGTTCTAGGTGGGCAGACACTCACCCTGAATCTCCAAGCTGGCACAGGTGAAGTGACTGGCCAGCTCGGCGCTGCGATGGTGAATGGCTGGCGCAATGCCTGGCATGTGAGAGACCAGCCCGCGACCCCTTTTGTGGGCTATTACAGTCTGGCCTTGGACCTTCAGGAAGCGACGGATCGGAGCTCACCCACCATCCCTCATGGCACAGGGTTTGCCACCTTCAGTGTCACCCCCGCAGGCACTCTGATACTGCTGGGGAAAACAGCAGATGGAGAGACCATCATGGGTAGTAGCTTTCTCAGCTCGCAGGGGCAGTTCGGAGTTTACACACCGCTTTATAAAAAGTTAGGTAGCCTCCAGGGCGAACTGCTGCTGGACCTCCAGGATGCGGGCTCTGAGGACAATGTCATCCGCGGTGCCTTGAGTTGGTTTAAACCGACCACGGTGTCTCGCACTTATCCTGCCTCTTTTGGGGATGTGCCACTCACGGCAGCAGGTGCCTACTTGGCTGTAACCAGCAAGACCAAAGCCATTTTGGGCCTGCCTGCGGTGGGAAATGTGACTTTGGATTTAACCGGGGGTGGCTTGGCCTTCTCCGCGACGGATCCGAGGCTTCAGTTCACCTTCACGGCGGCGAACAAAGTCGTGCTGCCGATCATCACCGAAAATCCGGGCAAGGTGGCGCTCACGATCACCCCGGGCACAGGCAAGGTCAGTGGCAGCTTCACCTTGGTCGAGACCAGCCCACTCCTTACGCGGGCAAAAGTTCCGTTCGTGGGACAGGTGGTGCGTCTGGCGGATGGTTCTGTGAAAGCGGTGGGTTACTTCCTGCTGCCTCAGATCCCCCAGGCTAATCAAAAAGCGACCACCACCCCGATTCTCTCTGGAGCATTCAGTCTGCTGCAAGAAGTGCCTTAA
- a CDS encoding YceI family protein — MAAQPFTTLVASDAAGAPTQISAKVTVAAKAMDTAEPKRDENMRKAMKVTEHPWIIAEIDAAVSEVSQDGKTPATLPMKLKLLGKEQSVQGRISQWKLVGKKATFDLDFDVSLKASGIEVPSVLLFIRVGDAVKVHASVTLTQP, encoded by the coding sequence GTGGCTGCCCAGCCTTTTACCACCCTCGTGGCTTCAGATGCTGCAGGTGCTCCCACGCAGATTTCGGCCAAGGTCACCGTCGCGGCGAAGGCCATGGACACAGCCGAGCCGAAGCGCGATGAAAACATGCGCAAGGCCATGAAGGTCACGGAGCATCCGTGGATCATAGCCGAGATTGATGCCGCTGTGAGTGAAGTCTCTCAGGATGGTAAGACACCGGCGACTTTACCGATGAAGCTGAAGCTTCTGGGCAAAGAGCAGAGCGTCCAGGGTCGCATCAGCCAATGGAAGCTTGTGGGCAAGAAAGCCACCTTTGACCTGGACTTCGACGTATCTCTCAAGGCCAGCGGCATCGAGGTGCCGTCGGTTCTGCTATTCATCCGCGTGGGCGATGCCGTGAAGGTACATGCCAGCGTCACCCTCACCCAGCCCTGA
- a CDS encoding DUF4266 domain-containing protein, giving the protein MKPSLLFLAVTVAATLSSCSSHLVRVRPFERGNLANPLMSPERDTLFLAMTNHAYFSREASFGGGGVGGGGCGCN; this is encoded by the coding sequence ATGAAACCTAGCTTACTTTTCCTAGCGGTCACTGTGGCCGCCACATTGAGCAGTTGCTCCAGCCACCTGGTGCGCGTGAGGCCGTTTGAGCGGGGGAATCTCGCCAATCCTTTGATGAGTCCAGAGCGCGACACGCTGTTTCTAGCGATGACCAATCATGCCTACTTTTCTCGCGAGGCCAGTTTTGGCGGCGGTGGGGTGGGCGGTGGCGGCTGCGGCTGCAATTAA
- a CDS encoding DUF3570 domain-containing protein, with protein MRKPLALAPLLLPSLAVEAAERLKFDTSYQIYDESNGRISVESWYFRGEMHFTEQTSFRYQFLSDAISGASPTGALPGGVQPFLADLEDVRNGILGALSQQIGDHRVELEFSRSKESDYLSHGLSLSDRWELNQKNTTLAFGFNYLDDSVKVFGLEDQTKRSYDLFMGITQLLDKNTILAANLTVGYSEGYLNDPYKAIQRTDIVSLPDGAGGTIDIPTVNLYRENRPDSRLRGVLQMQGTHYFDKVQAALDATLRLSQDDYGVFSQSLQVEWRQGLWDKLEVTPFCRYYRQNAADFFQNTLDEVPNANPEEYPAGKGPHYSADYRLSSMNTLSLGIKTRYRLTENIALSAAYEHYDMSGWGANQAPTAAYPTANIWTFGVSIQF; from the coding sequence ATGAGAAAACCACTCGCTTTGGCGCCCTTGCTTTTGCCTTCCTTGGCAGTGGAGGCGGCTGAGCGCCTAAAGTTCGATACCAGTTACCAAATTTACGATGAGTCCAACGGACGCATCAGTGTTGAGTCCTGGTATTTTCGCGGAGAGATGCACTTCACGGAGCAGACCAGCTTTCGTTACCAGTTTCTCTCGGATGCCATCAGTGGAGCCTCACCCACAGGTGCCCTTCCTGGGGGGGTGCAGCCTTTCTTGGCAGACCTGGAAGATGTGCGCAATGGCATCCTCGGTGCGTTGTCTCAGCAGATCGGCGATCACCGCGTGGAGCTTGAGTTTTCTCGCAGCAAAGAGAGTGACTATCTTTCGCATGGATTGTCTTTGAGCGACCGCTGGGAGCTGAATCAGAAAAATACCACCTTGGCTTTTGGCTTCAATTATTTGGACGATTCGGTGAAGGTCTTTGGCCTCGAAGATCAGACCAAACGAAGCTACGACCTTTTCATGGGCATCACCCAGTTGCTGGATAAAAACACCATCTTGGCCGCCAATCTCACCGTGGGGTACAGCGAAGGTTATCTGAACGACCCGTATAAAGCCATCCAGCGGACGGACATCGTTTCACTGCCTGACGGCGCCGGTGGGACGATCGACATTCCCACGGTGAATTTGTACCGTGAAAACCGGCCAGACAGCCGACTGCGGGGTGTTTTGCAAATGCAGGGCACGCATTACTTCGACAAAGTGCAGGCGGCACTGGATGCCACGCTGCGCCTTTCTCAGGATGACTACGGGGTATTCTCGCAGAGCCTTCAGGTGGAGTGGCGGCAAGGACTGTGGGACAAGCTGGAGGTGACGCCCTTCTGTCGATATTATCGCCAGAACGCAGCGGATTTTTTCCAGAACACCCTGGATGAGGTACCCAACGCCAACCCTGAAGAATACCCTGCGGGAAAGGGACCGCACTATTCGGCAGACTACCGTCTCTCCTCGATGAACACACTGAGCCTGGGCATCAAGACACGCTATCGGCTGACGGAAAACATCGCCCTTTCCGCAGCCTATGAGCATTACGACATGAGTGGCTGGGGCGCTAACCAAGCCCCTACAGCGGCCTATCCCACGGCCAATATCTGGACCTTTGGTGTGAGCATCCAATTTTAA